DNA from Actinomycetota bacterium:
GGCCCGTTCCGCTGCGGTCTCGAGCAGCGCGCGGTTGTAGGAACCCTCCCGCAAGCTCCCGGCGAATCCGAGGATGGAGATGTCAGGCATGGTCGATCCTGCGGTCGGGGGTCGATGATGACCTCGGCCCGACCGTACGCTGGCACGCTGGGAGTCCGCAACGAAGAGGGGTTGATGTGAAGGTCGCGACGGTCGTGTTCGCCGGCACCGAGTCGCACGACGACCTCGCCCGCATGGTCAACGCGATGATGGTGGTGAGGGAGTTCACGGAGGCTGGTGACGACGCGACGCTGATCTTCGACGGTGCCGCAACCCGCTGGCCCGGCAAGCTGTCCGACCCCGACCACGTCGCCCATCGACTGTACGAGTCGGTTCGAGGAGCGATCGCGGGGGCGTGCAGCTACTGCGCGGACAGCTTCGACGCGACCGACGACGTCCGGGAGGCCGGTGTCACGTTGCTGGATGAGTACAAGCGTCACCCGAGCTTCCGCTCGCTCGTGGTGGCGGGCTACGAGGTCCTCACGTTCTGAGACCAGGCCGCTGGGGGCGCCCGGTGCCCGGCTTCCCGTGCCGTCCGGCGGTGTGGCGCAGGTTCCGCGTCCTCGCCTCGGCGCTGCTGCTCGGGGCGGTGGCGTGCGCGGGCGGAGCCCAGCCGGCCACGTCGCCGACCGCGGGGACCTCCGCTGCGGGTGCGCCCACCGCGCGGCAGACGTCGCCCTCCCCGAGCCCCGACGCACCGTCACCGGCCCGCGGGGCGTTCGACGCGGACGCTGCGATGCTGGTCGTCCATGCGCTGACGTCGCTCGGTGCGCGCCCCGCCGGCAGCCTCGCTGACACCCAGGCCCGCCAACTGATCGCCGACCGGTTGCGGGACGCCGGCTGGAGCGTGGTGGAGGAACCCTTCCCGCTGCCGCAGGGGGGCGTGACGGCCAACGTGGTGGCGTGGCGCGACACGGACCCGCGCGGCGGCGCACACGTGGTCGTCGGCGGCCACCACGACACCGTGGTGGGGTCTCCGGGCGCCAACGACAACGCCAGCGGGATCGGGGTGCTGCTGGCCGTGGCTCGGGAGCTGGCCGACGAGGACACGGGCGTCCCGGTCGTCCTCGTCGCGTTCGGCGCCGAGGAGTACCAGCCGTCCGAGCCTCGCCAGCACCACCTGGGCTCCGACCGGTACGCCGCGGCCCACGCCGACCGGGTGGTCGCCGCGCTGAGCGTGGACATGGTCGGCAACGGCGACGTGACGTGCATCTGCTGGTTCGACGTCGGCCCCGCCACCCTCGCCCAGCGGCTGCAGCACGTGGCCGCCGAGACCGGTCTCACCGGGTACGCGGTCCAGGCGCGCGGGGACATCAGCGACCACGGCCCGTTCGCCCGCCGCCGGATCCCCGCTGCCCTGCTGTGGACGTTCCTCGACGACGTGTACCACTCTCCCGACGACACGCCCGAGCATCTGCACGTCGCCGATCTGCGTCGGGCAGGTGATCTGACGCTTGCGTTCCTGCGGAGCCTGCGCCCACAGGACGCCAACGGCCTGGCACCGTCCACGCCGCCCCGCCCGACAGGGCCGTAGCGGTACCGCGCCGCGGCCAGTCACTACCATGGCGCCGACCCTGGTCCCGCCCATCCGGGACGTCGTGTGAGCAGTTACCTCGATGAGTTGGTCGCCGGCGCCCACGCCCGGCTGGATTCCGCGCGGGACGCCGAGCCGCTCGACGCCCTCCGCGAGCGGGCGCTGCAGGTCGCACCCGGACCCTCGCTGGAGGTGGCCCTACGCGGGCCGGGCGTGGCGGTCATCGCCGAGATCAAGCGAGCGTCGCCGTCGCGCGGGCCGCTCGCGCCAGAACTCGACGCGGTCGCCCAGGCAGAGGCGTACCGCGACGGCGGCGCCGCGGCGGTCAGCGTGCTGACCGAGCCCG
Protein-coding regions in this window:
- a CDS encoding M28 family peptidase, producing the protein MWRRFRVLASALLLGAVACAGGAQPATSPTAGTSAAGAPTARQTSPSPSPDAPSPARGAFDADAAMLVVHALTSLGARPAGSLADTQARQLIADRLRDAGWSVVEEPFPLPQGGVTANVVAWRDTDPRGGAHVVVGGHHDTVVGSPGANDNASGIGVLLAVARELADEDTGVPVVLVAFGAEEYQPSEPRQHHLGSDRYAAAHADRVVAALSVDMVGNGDVTCICWFDVGPATLAQRLQHVAAETGLTGYAVQARGDISDHGPFARRRIPAALLWTFLDDVYHSPDDTPEHLHVADLRRAGDLTLAFLRSLRPQDANGLAPSTPPRPTGP